In Devosia sp. 1566, a single genomic region encodes these proteins:
- a CDS encoding Ig-like domain-containing protein, producing the protein MAILIVSSSEYPTIAAAMAAAANGDTIQIEPGFGINESVSVTSDSLTISGTASSTGIVLQLAPGILSVTLDGDASINVLDAQGSSTDGNRILGNAGDNTITVSGGADVVNGGAGTNDRLVVEYSNATGAVTGDSTSNFTDAGGSGSVTVSGGFENFTINTGNFADTLTTGDGDDSINAGNGANTVTVGQGANRIIGGADTDTFVGLDGGNYMDGGDGTNTMTSGGGSDTIISGSGTDSIVSGAGDDTISIVGGSDVVNAGAGTDQLIVDYGDSTTAVTFTFSGGDIGTGYAGQVAAGSTNIVDFVGVENFSINSGSANDVIVLGGGDDSITSGNGNDTLTGSGGDDTINGGAGAADLAVYSGNRTDYTITAVGQSFRIVDNRVGSADGIDLVSEVENFQFADGTLTASALADTIIPPTTTVSSVDISGDSGASNSDFITNVAAQTISGNLSANLVAGETVEVSVDDGQSWATATSSVGTSTYSASATLVGSNILQARVVDEAGNSSAAIKQSYVLDTSAPTSSSQPDLAAASDSGTSSTDDLTNDVTPTFTGTAESGSTVTLYDSDGTTVLGTGTATDGNWSIAATTLAGGAHTVTAKVSDAAGNVSAVSTSTTVTVDTEAPTGTITLSDAAITAGETSTVTITFSQAVAGFSNDDLTVQSGLLSIVASTDGGITYTATFTPAAGVNDLSNVITLNQAGVADAAGNSGAGTATSANYTVNTAQVPAPPPAGGNDGEDTITGGNGPDNLAGGLSNDTLDGGSGDDVVYGNQGQDVLYGGPGRDSVFGGQDNDTVYGGSSGLDPADDADALYGNKGDDLVYGNGGDDSVFGGEGADTAFGGQGNDLIFGGDGSVSIVDGNDLLYGGFGNDTIYGNGGDDALFGNQDDDIVFGGQGNDFIHGGQGNDTLVGGKGDDTMNGGLGSDLFLFAAGGGNDRIEGFNFGEGDRLDLGGQSFTTSSSNGNMIVTLGDGGTITLIGTDAGSQLF; encoded by the coding sequence ATGGCTATTCTCATCGTAAGCTCCTCAGAGTATCCCACCATAGCAGCAGCAATGGCCGCCGCAGCTAACGGCGACACAATCCAGATCGAGCCTGGGTTTGGGATCAACGAAAGCGTTTCTGTCACAAGCGACAGCTTGACCATCAGCGGCACCGCGAGCTCAACAGGCATCGTGCTGCAACTGGCGCCGGGGATTTTGTCGGTCACCCTGGATGGGGACGCATCGATCAACGTTCTCGATGCTCAAGGCAGCAGCACCGATGGCAATAGAATCCTGGGCAATGCCGGTGATAATACGATCACGGTCAGCGGCGGCGCCGATGTGGTCAATGGCGGCGCGGGCACCAATGATCGTTTGGTCGTGGAATATTCTAATGCGACAGGCGCCGTCACCGGCGACTCGACCTCCAACTTTACCGATGCGGGCGGCAGCGGCTCCGTGACCGTCAGCGGTGGTTTTGAGAACTTCACCATTAATACCGGCAACTTCGCCGACACGCTCACCACAGGCGATGGCGACGACAGCATCAATGCCGGCAATGGTGCCAACACCGTGACGGTCGGCCAAGGCGCCAATCGCATCATCGGCGGCGCTGATACCGATACCTTTGTAGGGCTGGACGGCGGCAACTACATGGATGGCGGCGACGGCACTAATACGATGACATCAGGTGGTGGCAGTGACACCATTATTTCCGGCAGTGGCACGGACAGCATCGTGTCGGGGGCGGGCGACGACACCATCAGCATCGTTGGGGGCTCCGACGTTGTGAATGCTGGCGCTGGCACTGATCAGTTGATTGTCGATTACGGGGACAGCACAACGGCTGTGACCTTTACGTTCTCGGGTGGCGACATCGGAACCGGATACGCCGGTCAGGTCGCCGCCGGCTCAACAAACATTGTTGATTTCGTTGGTGTAGAAAATTTCAGCATCAACAGTGGCAGCGCCAATGACGTGATCGTCTTAGGCGGCGGCGACGATTCGATCACTTCAGGCAACGGCAATGACACGCTGACCGGGTCGGGCGGTGACGATACTATAAATGGCGGCGCCGGCGCAGCCGATCTGGCGGTATATTCGGGGAATCGCACCGACTATACGATTACAGCTGTCGGACAGTCTTTTCGGATCGTGGACAATCGAGTAGGCTCGGCGGATGGCATTGATCTCGTCTCCGAGGTTGAGAACTTTCAGTTTGCCGACGGAACTCTGACGGCGTCCGCGCTTGCCGATACCATCATCCCACCAACAACCACGGTCAGCTCGGTAGACATTTCGGGTGACAGCGGTGCGTCCAATAGCGACTTCATCACCAATGTCGCCGCCCAGACGATATCGGGCAATCTCAGCGCCAATCTCGTAGCCGGCGAAACAGTCGAAGTCTCGGTCGATGACGGACAGAGCTGGGCTACTGCGACGTCCAGTGTCGGAACAAGCACATATTCAGCCAGTGCCACCCTTGTTGGATCAAACATCCTCCAGGCTAGGGTGGTGGATGAAGCGGGTAATTCCAGTGCCGCCATCAAGCAAAGCTATGTGCTTGACACTTCTGCACCGACTTCGTCATCACAGCCCGACTTGGCTGCGGCGAGCGACAGCGGTACATCAAGCACCGATGACCTCACCAATGACGTCACCCCAACATTTACGGGAACAGCCGAGAGTGGCTCCACGGTCACTCTGTACGACAGCGACGGCACGACGGTGCTGGGTACGGGAACCGCAACGGACGGCAATTGGTCCATTGCCGCAACAACCCTGGCGGGGGGCGCTCACACCGTCACTGCCAAGGTCAGCGACGCAGCCGGTAATGTCAGTGCTGTCTCGACAAGCACAACAGTCACGGTGGACACAGAGGCCCCTACAGGCACAATCACGCTGAGCGATGCGGCAATCACCGCCGGGGAGACGTCCACAGTGACGATCACCTTCAGCCAAGCTGTCGCGGGCTTCAGCAATGACGACCTGACGGTTCAGAGCGGTCTGCTGAGCATTGTTGCATCCACCGATGGCGGCATCACCTATACGGCCACCTTCACTCCGGCGGCTGGGGTTAATGACTTAAGCAACGTCATCACGCTGAACCAGGCCGGTGTAGCAGACGCCGCCGGGAATTCGGGTGCGGGAACGGCAACTTCTGCCAACTACACGGTCAACACTGCGCAGGTACCTGCTCCGCCGCCAGCGGGCGGCAATGATGGTGAAGACACTATTACTGGCGGCAATGGCCCAGACAATCTCGCAGGCGGCCTGTCCAACGACACCTTGGATGGCGGCAGCGGGGATGACGTGGTTTATGGCAACCAAGGCCAAGACGTGCTTTACGGCGGCCCTGGCCGGGATAGTGTTTTTGGCGGCCAGGACAATGATACCGTTTATGGCGGTAGCTCAGGACTAGATCCCGCTGACGATGCCGATGCTCTCTATGGCAACAAGGGTGATGACCTTGTTTATGGCAATGGCGGCGATGACAGCGTGTTTGGTGGCGAGGGCGCCGACACCGCCTTCGGCGGTCAGGGTAATGACCTGATCTTTGGTGGCGACGGTAGCGTGAGCATCGTTGATGGCAATGATCTGCTGTATGGCGGGTTCGGCAATGACACGATCTATGGCAATGGTGGGGATGACGCGCTGTTTGGCAACCAGGATGACGACATCGTCTTCGGTGGACAAGGCAATGACTTCATCCATGGCGGTCAAGGCAACGACACGCTTGTCGGTGGCAAGGGTGACGACACCATGAATGGCGGCCTTGGTTCGGATCTCTTCCTGTTCGCAGCAGGCGGCGGAAATGACCGAATCGAAGGCTTCAACTTTGGCGAGGGCGACCGCCTGGACTTGGGTGGTCAGAGCTTTACTACGAGCTCATCTAATGGAAACATGATCGTCACACTCGGCGACGGTGGCACGATCACTCTGATCGGCACGGACGCTGGTAGCCAGCTGTTCTAA
- a CDS encoding helix-turn-helix transcriptional regulator has translation MREELSSRERQVAELTAQGLTCAEAGAVLGLSGRTVEVYRAHAMIKLKARNAAHLAALLNMETLAALDARIEKLELQVDRLMGLIEKQGA, from the coding sequence ATGCGGGAAGAGCTATCGAGCAGAGAGCGCCAAGTGGCAGAGCTTACGGCGCAGGGTCTGACTTGCGCCGAGGCGGGAGCGGTTTTGGGACTCTCTGGTCGGACTGTAGAGGTTTATCGGGCCCATGCGATGATCAAGCTTAAGGCCCGGAACGCTGCTCACCTTGCCGCACTGCTGAACATGGAAACCTTAGCTGCGCTCGATGCTCGGATTGAAAAGCTGGAGCTCCAAGTTGACCGGCTAATGGGCCTCATCGAAAAGCAGGGTGCCTGA
- a CDS encoding ABC transporter permease, protein MAEISAASPRETLLGRINWVDLGPFIALAVLVIVGFLVNPDFLSPTNLTNVITRSSFIAIIAVGATFVISSGGLDLSVGSMAAFVTGVMIMFMNALVPSLGANAIIAGMALVLCVGALCGLFNGLIVTIGKIEPFIVTLGTMGIFRALITFMSNGGTIPIDRSLREPFRPIYFGTLAGIPIPIIVSIVVALIGAFLLYKTKFGRRCAAVGANEEVARFSGISIPKIRTTAFVIQGVCVAIAAICYVPRLGAATPTTGLLWELQVITAVVIGGTALRGGKGRIWGTIAGAVILEMIANLMVLSDFISEYLVAAVQGVIIIIAMLVQRFSKAQP, encoded by the coding sequence GTGGCTGAGATCAGTGCCGCATCACCGCGCGAAACCCTGCTCGGGCGCATCAACTGGGTGGATCTGGGCCCCTTCATCGCCCTGGCCGTCCTCGTGATCGTCGGTTTCCTCGTCAACCCCGATTTCCTCTCGCCCACCAACCTCACCAATGTCATCACGCGTTCGTCCTTCATCGCCATCATCGCGGTGGGCGCCACCTTCGTCATCTCCTCGGGCGGGCTCGACTTGTCTGTGGGCTCCATGGCGGCATTCGTGACCGGCGTCATGATCATGTTCATGAACGCGCTGGTCCCCAGCCTCGGGGCCAATGCCATCATCGCCGGTATGGCGCTGGTGCTCTGCGTCGGTGCGCTGTGCGGGCTGTTCAACGGTCTCATTGTCACCATCGGCAAGATCGAGCCCTTCATCGTCACCTTGGGCACGATGGGCATCTTCCGCGCCCTCATCACCTTCATGTCCAATGGCGGCACGATCCCGATCGACCGCAGCCTGCGCGAGCCCTTCCGCCCCATCTATTTCGGCACCCTGGCTGGTATCCCGATCCCCATAATCGTTTCGATCGTCGTGGCCCTGATCGGCGCCTTCCTGCTCTACAAGACCAAGTTCGGCCGCCGCTGCGCCGCCGTGGGTGCCAATGAGGAAGTGGCGCGATTTTCCGGTATCTCCATCCCCAAGATCCGCACCACCGCCTTCGTCATCCAGGGCGTATGCGTTGCAATCGCCGCGATCTGTTACGTCCCGCGGCTGGGCGCAGCCACCCCCACTACGGGCCTGCTCTGGGAGTTGCAGGTGATTACCGCCGTGGTGATCGGCGGCACCGCCCTGCGCGGCGGGAAGGGGCGCATCTGGGGCACCATCGCGGGCGCGGTGATCCTTGAAATGATCGCCAACCTGATGGTGCTGTCCGACTTCATCTCCGAATACCTCGTCGCCGCGGTGCAAGGCGTCATCATCATCATTGCGATGCTCGTACAGAGGTTCTCGAAAGCGCAGCCGTAA
- a CDS encoding alpha/beta hydrolase, which produces MRKTDDVQAGEMIVEDAKDLFRTRDHVPDFEGYLKEYAGRSALARHNHRAVLDLEYGPEPDEKLDLFLPPPAAARVPVHLFIHGGYWRMFSKDDFSFIADTVVAAGAIAAVMDYSLMPAVRMETIVAQVRRAADWLVANIPRFGGDPNQLSVSGHSAGAHLCCTLLQADIPVAPKRALLLAGIYDLKPLRSSFLQPMIGLTEDEVTKFSPLSRNYRAGGDVLLLVGEQETLPFHSQADAMRSRLAAQQVPTRRIDIPDSNHMSIALDLGAGSTAVGQLLTAAIKSTGG; this is translated from the coding sequence GTGCGAAAAACGGATGACGTGCAAGCTGGGGAAATGATCGTGGAAGATGCCAAGGACCTGTTTCGGACACGCGATCACGTGCCGGACTTTGAGGGCTACCTGAAAGAATATGCCGGCCGCAGCGCCCTAGCGCGGCATAATCACCGGGCTGTACTGGACCTTGAGTACGGGCCCGAGCCAGACGAAAAGCTCGACCTGTTTTTGCCACCGCCCGCGGCCGCCCGGGTGCCGGTGCATCTCTTTATTCATGGCGGCTATTGGCGGATGTTCAGCAAGGACGACTTCTCCTTTATTGCCGATACGGTGGTCGCTGCCGGCGCCATCGCCGCTGTTATGGACTATTCCCTGATGCCAGCGGTTCGCATGGAGACGATTGTAGCGCAGGTCCGCCGCGCTGCCGATTGGCTTGTAGCAAATATACCTCGCTTTGGCGGCGACCCGAACCAACTGAGCGTATCGGGCCACTCCGCCGGCGCCCATCTGTGCTGCACGCTGCTGCAAGCAGATATCCCAGTAGCGCCCAAGCGCGCGCTCCTTCTCGCCGGTATCTATGACCTAAAGCCGCTGCGGTCGTCCTTTCTGCAGCCAATGATCGGCCTGACGGAGGACGAGGTCACTAAATTCTCGCCTCTCTCGAGAAACTATCGTGCAGGCGGCGATGTGCTGCTGCTGGTGGGAGAGCAAGAAACCCTGCCGTTCCATTCCCAGGCAGACGCGATGCGATCGCGGCTTGCTGCCCAGCAGGTGCCAACCAGAAGGATCGATATCCCGGACAGCAACCATATGAGCATAGCTCTCGACCTCGGGGCCGGCTCAACCGCAGTGGGCCAACTCCTGACCGCCGCCATCAAGAGCACCGGAGGCTAG
- a CDS encoding sugar ABC transporter ATP-binding protein, whose product MQLQDLGKAYGPITVLSGVDLDIRAGEIHAIIGENGAGKSTLMRLVSGHVEPTTGTITYRGQPAHFSKPVQAENAGIVLVHQEILLADGLTVVENLFLGRELGRNGLVDDATMERIAAERLAAIGCTASPRDLVRNLPIAQRQLVQIARALLEEHTMVIFDEPTAVLAATEVETLLAIVRGLRDQGAAVLYISHRLDEVEALADRITVLRDGKKIGTYPATDLTQQDMANLMVGRDLAMLYPHKRGLSTAAPLLEVEHADVPGFAHDISFVARPGEVLGFGGMIGAGRTELFEGLLGLRPAKTGAVRVGGKKTHIRSVADGIEAGIGYLTEDRKGKGLLLRERLAPNLVLTALSWIYRKPYLEQKLEDQQLDRAVQEYDIRVRSRQLQAGQLSGGNQQKLLLAKIMLLNPSVVIIDEPTRGIDIGNKSQIYTFIDKLVREGKSCIVISSELQELVGLCDRILVMRSGRLVAELEGDAITEHAVVLAATSGGATASSTGGIARG is encoded by the coding sequence ATGCAATTGCAGGATCTGGGCAAAGCCTATGGCCCGATCACGGTGCTGAGCGGCGTTGACCTGGATATACGCGCCGGGGAAATCCACGCCATTATCGGCGAGAACGGCGCTGGCAAGTCTACGCTGATGCGCCTGGTTTCCGGGCATGTCGAACCCACCACCGGTACCATCACCTATCGCGGTCAGCCCGCACACTTCAGCAAGCCGGTGCAGGCCGAGAATGCCGGCATTGTATTGGTGCATCAGGAGATCCTGCTCGCCGACGGTCTCACCGTGGTGGAAAACCTCTTTCTAGGCCGCGAACTCGGTCGCAACGGGCTCGTCGATGACGCGACCATGGAGCGCATCGCCGCCGAGCGGCTCGCGGCGATCGGCTGCACCGCTTCCCCCCGGGACTTGGTTCGCAATCTTCCCATCGCCCAGCGCCAACTGGTGCAAATCGCCCGTGCCCTGCTCGAAGAGCACACCATGGTGATCTTCGATGAACCCACCGCGGTGCTCGCCGCCACCGAAGTCGAAACTCTGCTGGCGATCGTGCGTGGCCTACGGGACCAGGGCGCAGCCGTGCTCTACATCTCCCACCGCCTGGATGAGGTCGAAGCTCTCGCCGATCGCATCACAGTGCTCCGCGATGGCAAGAAGATCGGCACCTATCCCGCCACTGATTTAACCCAGCAGGACATGGCCAACCTCATGGTCGGACGCGACCTGGCTATGCTCTACCCACACAAGCGCGGCCTCTCCACCGCAGCGCCGCTGCTCGAAGTCGAGCATGCCGATGTGCCAGGTTTCGCGCACGACATTTCCTTCGTCGCCCGCCCGGGCGAAGTGCTCGGCTTTGGCGGCATGATCGGGGCTGGGCGAACCGAGCTCTTTGAGGGCCTGCTGGGACTGCGGCCCGCCAAGACCGGTGCCGTGCGCGTCGGCGGCAAGAAGACCCATATCCGTTCGGTTGCCGATGGCATCGAGGCCGGGATCGGCTATCTGACAGAAGATCGCAAGGGCAAGGGTCTGCTGCTGCGGGAGCGACTGGCACCCAACCTGGTGCTGACGGCTCTGTCCTGGATATATCGCAAACCATATCTCGAGCAAAAGCTCGAAGATCAGCAGCTCGATCGCGCGGTGCAGGAATATGATATCCGCGTGCGCAGCCGCCAATTGCAGGCCGGTCAGCTCTCGGGCGGAAACCAGCAAAAGCTGCTGCTCGCCAAGATCATGCTGCTCAACCCTTCGGTCGTCATCATCGATGAGCCGACGCGCGGCATTGATATCGGCAACAAGAGCCAGATCTACACTTTCATCGACAAGCTGGTGCGTGAGGGCAAGTCCTGCATCGTCATCTCCTCGGAACTGCAGGAGCTGGTGGGCCTGTGTGACCGCATTCTCGTGATGCGGTCGGGCCGGCTCGTGGCCGAACTGGAGGGCGACGCCATCACCGAACATGCGGTGGTGCTTGCCGCAACAAGTGGCGGGGCAACCGCCAGTTCAACTGGAGGAATTGCCCGTGGCTGA
- a CDS encoding GntR family transcriptional regulator, giving the protein MEADKSAAPIPRPISLANEVYEAIFSQLMALKIAPGARITVDNLSRELGVSQTPIREALGRLEGEGLVNKTHLIGFSAAPQISVRQFANLYELRLLLEPHAAREAVARLTDKNLAALTEAAGVMGRRAKSGDERARYSQFARQDAVFHDMIVQTAGNDLIRDTLAHQHVHFHIFRLMFHSRVTAEALEEHEAIIASFEARDGQAAEQAMRAHIERSRDRLLPVFE; this is encoded by the coding sequence ATGGAGGCGGACAAAAGCGCCGCGCCAATCCCGCGCCCGATCAGTCTCGCCAACGAAGTCTATGAGGCAATCTTTTCCCAGTTGATGGCGCTAAAGATCGCGCCTGGTGCCCGCATAACCGTCGACAATCTTTCCCGCGAGCTTGGCGTTTCGCAGACTCCCATCCGTGAGGCCTTGGGGCGCCTCGAGGGTGAGGGGCTGGTCAACAAGACTCATCTCATCGGCTTTAGCGCCGCCCCACAGATCTCGGTTCGACAATTCGCGAACCTTTATGAACTTCGCCTTCTGCTCGAGCCTCATGCTGCTCGGGAGGCCGTTGCGCGCCTCACCGACAAGAACCTTGCTGCACTAACCGAAGCTGCGGGGGTTATGGGGCGGCGCGCCAAATCAGGCGATGAACGCGCGCGCTATTCGCAATTTGCCCGGCAGGACGCGGTGTTCCACGACATGATCGTGCAGACCGCTGGCAACGATCTGATCCGGGATACGCTGGCACACCAGCATGTCCACTTCCACATCTTTCGCTTGATGTTCCACTCGCGCGTCACCGCGGAAGCGCTGGAGGAGCACGAGGCGATTATTGCTTCGTTTGAAGCGCGTGACGGGCAGGCCGCAGAGCAGGCGATGCGGGCCCACATCGAGCGCTCGCGCGACCGCTTGCTGCCGGTTTTCGAATGA
- a CDS encoding WGxxGxxG family protein produces the protein MIKTRPLAVVLTVALLSASSVAAFAQATPAPTAPAVVEVDENDDDGFDMGWLGLLGLAGLLGLRGRRHDTTNTRTTTGH, from the coding sequence ATGATCAAAACTCGCCCCCTTGCAGTTGTTCTTACCGTCGCCCTGCTTTCCGCCAGTTCTGTAGCTGCCTTCGCTCAGGCGACGCCAGCTCCTACCGCGCCCGCTGTGGTGGAAGTCGACGAAAATGACGACGATGGCTTTGACATGGGCTGGCTGGGCCTGCTCGGACTTGCTGGTCTTCTCGGCCTGCGCGGGCGTCGTCATGACACTACGAACACGCGTACGACCACCGGCCACTAG
- a CDS encoding acetamidase/formamidase family protein, with the protein MAIHRFTPTTYYNVIGTFPPALRIANGDTVITRTLDAAGDDEHGVNRSGGPNPMNGPIFVEGAEPGDALRVQIMAMEPTRDTGWTRQVLAANVVDPEFVRVLPPRNRTEWRIDRAQGTVQLQDPVPGLEHLVLPLAPMIGCFGVAPTLGQAISTATSAEHGGNMDYRRFGPGTTVWFPVAAPGALFFLGDGHAIQGDGEIVGTGVETSFEVTITLSVEKRRPQVWPRAETAEDIITIGNARPLDQALQHATTEMAQWLGQDFGLDLVASSHLMGQVVRYDVANVFDPAYTVACRLPKRFLPRRHGV; encoded by the coding sequence TTGGCCATCCATCGCTTCACGCCGACCACTTATTACAATGTTATCGGCACTTTTCCGCCGGCTCTGCGCATTGCCAATGGGGACACGGTGATAACCCGAACGCTGGACGCGGCCGGCGATGACGAGCACGGTGTCAACCGCTCGGGTGGACCCAATCCCATGAATGGGCCGATATTTGTGGAAGGCGCCGAGCCCGGCGACGCGTTGCGGGTGCAGATCATGGCGATGGAGCCCACGCGTGACACGGGCTGGACCCGGCAAGTGCTGGCCGCCAATGTGGTTGACCCCGAATTTGTTCGCGTCCTACCCCCCCGCAACCGAACGGAATGGCGCATCGATCGCGCACAAGGGACCGTGCAGTTGCAAGACCCGGTGCCCGGTCTTGAGCACCTGGTGCTGCCGCTTGCGCCGATGATCGGGTGCTTTGGCGTCGCCCCCACACTTGGGCAGGCAATTTCCACCGCAACCAGCGCCGAGCACGGCGGCAATATGGATTACCGGCGCTTTGGCCCGGGCACCACGGTGTGGTTTCCCGTAGCCGCGCCGGGCGCGCTGTTCTTTCTCGGCGACGGTCACGCCATTCAGGGGGATGGCGAGATCGTCGGCACGGGGGTGGAGACCAGCTTTGAGGTCACCATTACCCTAAGTGTGGAAAAGCGGCGGCCGCAGGTCTGGCCAAGGGCGGAAACGGCCGAGGATATCATTACCATCGGCAATGCGCGCCCGCTCGATCAAGCCCTTCAGCACGCCACCACCGAAATGGCGCAGTGGCTCGGTCAGGATTTTGGTCTCGATCTCGTGGCGTCGAGCCATTTGATGGGTCAAGTCGTTCGATACGACGTCGCCAATGTGTTCGATCCGGCCTACACCGTTGCCTGCCGCCTGCCCAAGCGGTTCCTGCCGAGGCGACATGGCGTCTGA
- a CDS encoding BTAD domain-containing putative transcriptional regulator, which translates to MTATVSVFVFGHCHVRSSGKLATPPLHLLRVLIYVLLERRGKPVSRGRIRDLIWSDNGSERANADIRQSMGRIRKFQQDYNFELLSADTQTVWLNPDQNVYIDLAEFIGLIASPSPRACVRMCEIYRGELLDSSGSVGNGFEEWLAFQRTALLQDFNRTVSAALQSGTELTPQQRHFCASRLLQLDACHEGAHRALMSDAAAKGEFSRVKQLFNACSKQLHEELGVGPDHETVRLYQELTGRSLEV; encoded by the coding sequence GTGACCGCAACTGTATCGGTTTTTGTCTTCGGCCACTGCCATGTTCGCTCGTCCGGAAAGTTGGCCACTCCGCCGCTCCACCTGCTGCGGGTTCTGATTTATGTGCTGCTCGAAAGGCGGGGTAAGCCCGTATCGAGGGGGCGTATCCGTGATCTGATCTGGTCCGACAACGGCTCCGAGCGGGCCAACGCCGACATCCGCCAAAGTATGGGTCGCATTCGCAAGTTCCAGCAAGATTACAACTTTGAGTTGCTCTCGGCAGATACCCAAACGGTCTGGCTCAACCCCGACCAGAACGTCTATATCGATCTGGCGGAGTTCATAGGTCTTATTGCAAGTCCCAGCCCAAGGGCGTGCGTGCGGATGTGCGAAATTTACCGCGGTGAGCTACTAGATTCGTCTGGCTCCGTGGGAAACGGGTTCGAGGAATGGCTTGCGTTCCAGCGCACCGCGTTGCTCCAGGACTTCAACAGGACGGTTTCAGCGGCACTGCAAAGCGGGACAGAACTCACCCCTCAGCAACGCCATTTTTGTGCCTCCCGTTTGCTACAGTTGGACGCCTGTCATGAAGGCGCCCACCGGGCTCTGATGTCTGACGCGGCTGCGAAGGGGGAGTTCTCGCGCGTTAAGCAGCTCTTCAACGCTTGCAGCAAGCAGCTGCACGAGGAACTGGGCGTTGGGCCGGACCACGAAACCGTCCGGCTTTATCAAGAACTGACCGGCAGGAGCCTTGAGGTCTAA
- a CDS encoding SOS response-associated peptidase, giving the protein MCGRFTNEMTWADLHALYKLSDELYPIAPSNMQPRYNIAPTQDVQFVHHDKAGNRELDQGRWWLVPFWAKEVPKATMFNARIETIDTSPAFREPFKKRRCLIPADAYIEWTTNPDDGKKDPWLLYLPEHRGFSFAGLWAHNDNLGVTSCTIITAPAVEHIAHIHGRMPVILEEDAYDAWLSGEAQGDEAKGLLLDNQLDSQLQFHRISRAVNNSRYEGTDVKKPLVNPL; this is encoded by the coding sequence TTGTGCGGCCGCTTCACCAACGAGATGACCTGGGCCGACCTTCACGCCCTCTACAAGCTCAGCGATGAGCTTTACCCGATCGCGCCCTCCAACATGCAGCCGCGCTACAACATTGCCCCGACGCAGGACGTGCAGTTCGTTCACCACGACAAGGCGGGCAACCGCGAACTGGACCAAGGCCGCTGGTGGTTGGTGCCGTTCTGGGCCAAGGAAGTGCCCAAAGCCACGATGTTCAATGCCCGCATTGAGACGATTGACACCTCGCCGGCTTTTCGTGAGCCGTTCAAGAAGCGCCGCTGCCTGATCCCGGCCGACGCCTATATTGAGTGGACCACCAATCCGGACGACGGGAAGAAAGACCCGTGGCTCCTCTATCTACCGGAGCACCGCGGCTTCAGCTTTGCTGGGCTATGGGCCCACAACGACAACCTGGGCGTGACCAGCTGCACCATCATCACGGCGCCGGCCGTGGAGCACATCGCGCACATCCATGGGCGCATGCCGGTGATACTGGAGGAGGACGCCTATGACGCCTGGCTGTCAGGCGAAGCTCAGGGCGATGAGGCGAAGGGGTTGCTGCTCGACAATCAGCTGGATAGCCAGCTGCAGTTCCACCGGATAAGCCGCGCCGTGAACAACAGCCGGTATGAGGGTACGGATGTGAAGAAGCCGCTGGTCAATCCGCTTTGA
- a CDS encoding thermonuclease family protein codes for MKHATLLIAAVLMLQTALPAAAQPHPRLRLEMCGNQRNTPTKTCLVDGDTLWLSGEKIRLEGFDTPEPQTHICGGDREKALARQASARMLELLNSNEWTIERGGLDATEEKRRLATIRIGGRDVGDILIEERLAVAWPDGEEWWCN; via the coding sequence ATGAAGCACGCCACACTGCTAATTGCCGCGGTCTTGATGCTGCAAACTGCCCTCCCCGCGGCAGCTCAACCCCATCCTCGCTTGCGCCTCGAGATGTGCGGCAACCAACGAAACACGCCGACCAAAACGTGCTTGGTGGACGGGGACACCCTGTGGCTCTCTGGTGAGAAGATCCGACTGGAGGGCTTTGACACCCCAGAGCCACAGACTCATATCTGCGGCGGAGATCGCGAGAAGGCGCTAGCGCGGCAGGCGAGTGCCCGCATGCTTGAGCTGCTGAACAGCAACGAGTGGACCATCGAGCGCGGAGGCCTTGATGCAACGGAAGAAAAGCGCCGCTTGGCGACCATACGGATTGGCGGTCGAGACGTGGGTGACATCCTGATTGAGGAGCGGCTTGCTGTTGCTTGGCCGGATGGCGAAGAGTGGTGGTGCAACTGA